A DNA window from Halomicrobium mukohataei DSM 12286 contains the following coding sequences:
- a CDS encoding NAD+ synthase encodes MAEAKPVQRADDPLDLTLSEAELEAYRDHITDFIAEQADAAGVETAIIGLSGGIDSTLTSHLAVEALGAANVYGLVMPSEVNREANMSDAERVASELLDIEYDVIEVEPIADAFLDGYPDAEGDQLAVGNLRVRCRAVLNYLAANHRDSIVLGTGNRSEALVGYFTKYGDGAVDCHPIANLYKGQVRQLATHVGVPDDLAEKTASAEMWLDQTDEAELGIDYPTLDSILALHVEGGVSASATAAEIGVDEDAVEHVRTLYEGSEHKRAAPPGPDPLF; translated from the coding sequence ATGGCAGAAGCGAAACCGGTCCAGCGAGCCGACGATCCGCTGGATCTGACTCTCTCCGAGGCGGAACTGGAAGCGTATCGCGACCACATCACCGACTTCATCGCCGAGCAGGCCGACGCGGCCGGCGTCGAGACGGCGATCATCGGGCTCTCCGGTGGGATCGACAGCACGCTCACCTCGCATCTGGCCGTCGAGGCGCTGGGCGCAGCGAACGTCTACGGGCTGGTGATGCCCAGCGAGGTCAACCGCGAGGCGAACATGAGCGACGCCGAGCGCGTCGCCAGCGAGCTGCTGGACATCGAGTACGACGTGATCGAGGTCGAACCGATCGCCGACGCCTTCCTCGACGGGTACCCCGACGCCGAGGGCGATCAGCTCGCCGTCGGCAACCTCCGGGTGCGCTGTCGGGCCGTACTGAACTACCTCGCCGCCAACCACCGGGACTCGATCGTCCTCGGGACGGGCAACCGAAGCGAGGCGCTGGTGGGCTACTTCACCAAGTACGGCGACGGTGCCGTGGACTGCCACCCGATCGCGAACCTGTATAAGGGCCAGGTCCGCCAGCTCGCCACACACGTCGGCGTCCCGGACGACCTCGCGGAGAAGACCGCGAGCGCCGAGATGTGGCTCGACCAGACCGACGAGGCGGAGCTGGGCATCGACTACCCGACGCTCGATTCGATCCTCGCGCTCCACGTCGAGGGCGGCGTCTCCGCCTCGGCGACGGCCGCCGAGATCGGCGTCGACGAGGACGCCGTCGAACACGTCAGGACCCTCTACGAGGGGAGCGAGCACAAGCGCGCCGCGCCGCCGGGTCCCGACCCGCTGTTCTGA
- a CDS encoding VOC family protein: MDVAHVALWVSEMDRAVEFYTELGLERQWSFTLDGVENVYVGGDHGELQLRHDPDRTTPIAPNRADVDHVALTVDDTEAMVERATEQGATVVTAPTVIEPADAYVAFVEDPEGYVLEFVEPLESSD, encoded by the coding sequence ATGGACGTTGCACACGTCGCGCTGTGGGTCTCGGAGATGGATCGCGCGGTCGAGTTCTACACCGAACTGGGGCTGGAACGACAGTGGTCGTTCACGCTCGACGGGGTCGAGAACGTCTACGTCGGCGGCGACCACGGCGAGTTGCAGCTCCGGCACGACCCCGACCGCACGACGCCGATCGCGCCCAACCGCGCGGACGTCGACCACGTCGCACTCACCGTCGACGACACCGAGGCGATGGTCGAGCGCGCCACAGAGCAGGGCGCGACCGTCGTCACCGCACCCACCGTGATCGAACCGGCCGACGCCTACGTCGCCTTCGTCGAGGACCCCGAGGGGTACGTGCTGGAGTTCGTGGAGCCGCTGGAGTCGAGCGACTGA
- a CDS encoding enoyl-CoA hydratase/isomerase family protein — protein MGTIRTERTGEVLVVTIDRPDSRNALTADALAVLRDRLADASAPVVAVRGAGSAFCAGADLATVDALDGDDARSFSRLGQAVADALAGYDGATVAAIDGPARGGGVELALACDLRVCTPRSTFAESGVTLGLFGAWGGTDRLVGTVGRSVAMDLSLSGRVVDAEEALRVGLVSRIVDDPLAVAHAVADNDAGAVRTIKGLLAEPADGDRQFEREREAFAALVEARAKRKD, from the coding sequence ATGGGGACGATACGGACCGAGCGGACGGGCGAGGTACTGGTCGTGACGATCGACCGGCCCGACAGCCGCAACGCGCTGACGGCCGACGCGCTGGCGGTGCTGCGAGATCGACTCGCGGACGCGAGCGCGCCGGTAGTCGCAGTTCGGGGCGCTGGGTCGGCGTTCTGTGCCGGCGCGGATCTGGCCACCGTCGACGCCCTCGACGGAGACGACGCGCGTTCGTTCTCGCGGCTGGGCCAGGCCGTCGCGGACGCGCTGGCTGGCTACGACGGGGCGACCGTCGCGGCCATCGACGGGCCGGCACGCGGCGGGGGCGTCGAACTCGCGCTGGCCTGTGACCTGCGGGTCTGTACGCCCCGCTCGACGTTCGCCGAGTCGGGCGTGACGCTGGGGCTGTTCGGCGCGTGGGGCGGGACCGATCGGCTGGTCGGCACCGTCGGCCGGAGCGTGGCGATGGACCTCTCGCTGTCCGGTCGCGTCGTCGACGCCGAGGAGGCACTGCGGGTCGGCCTGGTTTCGCGGATCGTCGACGATCCTCTGGCGGTCGCACACGCGGTCGCCGACAACGACGCCGGAGCGGTCCGGACGATCAAGGGGCTGCTCGCCGAGCCGGCCGACGGCGACCGCCAGTTCGAGCGGGAACGCGAGGCGTTCGCGGCCCTCGTCGAAGCGCGGGCCAAGCGCAAGGATTGA
- a CDS encoding aldo/keto reductase, with translation MEYTTLGSTGIEVSKICLGCMSFGSGDEWMLDRDDSEALIERALELGINFFDTANVYSTGESEAILGDVLGEYDRDEQVVATKVFGEMGDDPNRQGLSRKAIEQELSASLDRLGMDTVDLYQIHRWDYDTPIETTLRALDDAVRRGQVRHIGASSMWAHQFQRALHVSQREGLARFETMQDLYHLTYREEEREMYPVCEQWDVGVIPWSPLGAGYLTRPHEAFTRTTRGEHEKENIGLPYDEGPGSREINERVQELADEKGVTMAQIALAWHFENEYTDAPILGTSSIEHLEAAVEALEIDLSASEMEYLEEPYEPVPVYGHE, from the coding sequence ATGGAGTACACGACACTCGGCTCGACCGGGATCGAGGTCTCGAAGATCTGTCTGGGCTGTATGAGCTTTGGCAGCGGCGACGAGTGGATGCTCGACCGGGACGACTCCGAGGCGCTGATCGAGCGCGCGCTCGAACTCGGGATCAACTTCTTCGACACGGCCAACGTCTACTCGACGGGCGAGAGCGAGGCGATCCTCGGCGACGTGCTCGGCGAGTACGACCGCGACGAGCAGGTCGTCGCCACGAAGGTGTTCGGCGAGATGGGCGACGATCCCAACAGGCAGGGGCTCTCGCGGAAGGCGATCGAACAGGAGCTGTCGGCCTCGCTGGACCGGCTGGGCATGGACACCGTCGATCTCTACCAGATCCACCGCTGGGACTACGACACGCCCATCGAGACGACGCTACGGGCGCTGGACGACGCCGTGCGGCGCGGCCAGGTGCGTCACATCGGAGCGTCGTCGATGTGGGCCCACCAGTTCCAGCGGGCCCTGCACGTCAGCCAGCGGGAGGGGCTGGCCCGCTTCGAGACGATGCAGGACCTCTATCACCTCACCTACCGCGAGGAGGAACGCGAGATGTATCCCGTCTGCGAGCAGTGGGACGTGGGCGTCATCCCGTGGAGCCCCCTCGGCGCGGGCTATCTGACCCGCCCCCACGAGGCGTTCACTCGCACGACGCGGGGCGAACACGAGAAGGAGAACATCGGGCTCCCCTACGACGAGGGGCCGGGGAGTCGGGAGATCAACGAGCGCGTTCAGGAACTGGCCGACGAGAAGGGCGTGACGATGGCCCAGATCGCGCTGGCCTGGCACTTCGAGAACGAGTACACCGACGCGCCGATCCTCGGCACGTCGAGCATCGAACACCTCGAAGCGGCCGTCGAAGCACTGGAGATCGACCTCTCGGCGTCGGAGATGGAGTACCTCGAAGAACCGTACGAGCCGGTCCCGGTGTACGGCCACGAGTGA
- a CDS encoding ribbon-helix-helix domain-containing protein has product MSEAATNDDGGDDIATVNFKLTESFLEQIDDTWQGRGFNSRSEFIRYTLRDAVEFPTFDRDELVALLEAEEDIREERTTSAEEARERFGTSDE; this is encoded by the coding sequence ATGTCTGAAGCGGCCACAAACGACGACGGCGGAGACGACATCGCCACGGTGAACTTCAAGCTCACCGAGTCGTTCCTCGAACAGATAGACGATACGTGGCAAGGACGCGGGTTCAACAGTCGGAGCGAGTTCATCCGGTACACGCTTCGAGACGCCGTCGAGTTCCCGACGTTCGACCGCGACGAACTCGTCGCCCTGCTCGAAGCGGAGGAGGACATCCGCGAGGAACGGACGACGAGCGCGGAGGAAGCCCGCGAGCGGTTCGGCACGAGCGATGAGTGA
- a CDS encoding type II toxin-antitoxin system RelE family toxin produces the protein MSDDGWTWELSSKAENDLDGLSPADQDRILDKLDEIVSSPWRDPPDYGEPLQNSPHKKIRIGGFRLSVTFRQDDQRLVVARIKRRDGAYTADDD, from the coding sequence ATGAGTGACGACGGGTGGACGTGGGAACTCTCCTCGAAAGCCGAGAACGACCTTGATGGACTTTCCCCCGCCGACCAAGACCGGATACTCGACAAGCTCGATGAAATCGTCTCCTCGCCGTGGCGCGACCCGCCCGACTACGGGGAGCCACTCCAGAACAGTCCGCACAAGAAAATACGCATCGGGGGGTTTCGGCTCTCTGTGACCTTCCGTCAGGACGACCAGCGGCTTGTCGTCGCGCGTATCAAGCGTCGAGACGGCGCGTACACCGCTGACGACGACTAA
- a CDS encoding DUF3105 domain-containing protein, with protein MVDCEYCDGSFDSEDAYLDHLGSAHEGELGSIDQRRVAEHDGSDESPSLSLGPAILIGVVGFSIAVVVYVVVFMGAGGGGSSLPDSGDQAVVSQVTTQESEGRTHVDRGTELTYEHMPPTSGPHYADWATGGYYDDETAPPLGEVVHALEHGAIVVYYDPDGIDPDVRESFRQYGNRYTDDFMSFLAVPTPVEDPEATYVLTAWTKRLDMDEYDEETMRQFMAEYIGRGPEQRVR; from the coding sequence ATGGTTGACTGTGAGTACTGTGACGGGTCCTTCGACAGCGAGGACGCGTACCTCGATCACCTCGGCAGCGCCCACGAGGGTGAGCTGGGGTCGATCGATCAGCGGCGGGTCGCCGAACACGACGGGAGCGACGAGAGCCCGAGCCTCTCGCTGGGGCCGGCTATCCTGATCGGTGTCGTCGGCTTCTCGATCGCGGTCGTGGTCTACGTCGTCGTCTTCATGGGCGCGGGCGGTGGTGGATCGAGTCTCCCAGACAGCGGCGATCAGGCGGTCGTCTCGCAGGTGACGACTCAGGAGTCCGAGGGGCGGACCCACGTCGACCGGGGCACGGAGCTCACCTACGAGCACATGCCGCCGACCTCCGGGCCACACTACGCCGACTGGGCGACGGGGGGGTACTACGACGACGAGACGGCCCCGCCGCTGGGTGAGGTCGTCCACGCGCTGGAACACGGGGCGATCGTCGTCTACTACGACCCCGACGGTATCGATCCGGACGTTCGCGAGAGCTTCCGGCAGTACGGCAATCGCTACACGGACGACTTCATGAGCTTCCTCGCGGTCCCGACGCCGGTCGAGGACCCGGAGGCGACCTACGTCCTGACGGCCTGGACCAAGCGCCTCGACATGGACGAGTACGACGAAGAGACCATGCGGCAGTTCATGGCAGAGTACATCGGTCGCGGGCCCGAGCAGCGGGTCCGCTGA
- a CDS encoding DUF7114 family protein, which translates to MEEAAAVRRAALAAVDDVDPARLRDRIEDRLDAASMTPGVCTLVSASAAGCDGQLDGISDRAAGVQLIYEGLRLTRALAHDDPWAGGDRDAADLDVLIADILVSRGFYLLARTEAADAAVDVVRAFGTDQTVRRETDDPTLDRNLEADVLELAAVAGVTAAGNRPTPRLREYASDLVTDGLPPVETFADEDVRETLATLTNDATSADGVRTSADH; encoded by the coding sequence ATGGAGGAAGCCGCTGCGGTCCGACGAGCCGCACTGGCGGCAGTCGACGACGTCGACCCCGCTCGTCTGCGCGACCGTATCGAGGACCGGCTCGACGCCGCCTCGATGACGCCCGGCGTCTGCACGCTCGTCAGCGCGAGCGCCGCCGGCTGCGATGGACAGCTCGACGGCATCAGCGACCGCGCCGCCGGTGTCCAGTTGATCTACGAGGGACTCCGGCTGACGCGGGCGCTCGCCCACGACGACCCCTGGGCGGGCGGCGACCGCGACGCCGCCGACCTGGACGTTCTCATCGCCGACATCCTCGTCTCGCGTGGGTTCTACCTGCTGGCCCGAACGGAGGCCGCCGACGCCGCCGTCGACGTGGTCCGGGCGTTCGGTACCGACCAGACCGTCCGCCGCGAAACCGACGACCCCACGCTCGATCGGAACCTCGAGGCCGACGTGCTCGAACTCGCCGCCGTGGCCGGCGTCACCGCCGCCGGGAACCGACCCACGCCACGCCTGCGTGAGTACGCCAGCGACCTCGTGACCGACGGGCTGCCACCCGTCGAGACGTTCGCCGACGAGGACGTCCGCGAGACGCTCGCGACGCTGACGAACGACGCCACGAGCGCCGACGGCGTCCGCACCTCGGCCGACCACTGA